One region of Scomber scombrus chromosome 10, fScoSco1.1, whole genome shotgun sequence genomic DNA includes:
- the LOC133988194 gene encoding emerin-like: protein MSALSSKTAQEISELLDEYGIKHGPVVGSTRSLYEKKLREAMAKGKRAKPASDKTYYREEEEEVTFIHRTPVRSDGSGDRPYMRSRPEWNEREYEHEASYSGSYSRSRPEYSGRDFVDEPYEYDTPSSYKPTYLKSTPLRSGQDAPKAAKSSRLIPLWVQFVFFLAVAVLLYIVFANMESNEYVKGIE from the exons ATGTCGGCGCTGAGTAGTAAGACTGCGCAGGAGATAAGCGAGCTGCTCGATGAATACGGGATCAAACACGGTCCTGTGGTCG GCTCCACCAGAAGTCTGTATGAGAAGAAGCTAAGAGAAGCCATGGCCAAAGGGAAGAGAGCTAAACCAGCATCTGACAAAACCTACTACAGAGAAGAGG AGGAGGAAGTCACCTTCATTCACAGGACACCT GTCAGGAGTGACGGTTCAGGAGACCG GCCTTACATGAGGTCAAGACCGGAGTGGAACGAGCGGGAATATGAGCATGA GGCGTCCTACTCAGGCTCCTACTCAAGGTCGAGGCCTGAATACAGTGGAAGAGATTTTGTTGATGA acCCTACGAGTACGACACACCATCCTCTTACAAACCCACCTATTTGAAATCAACGCCCTTGAGATCTGGTCAAGATGCTCCGAAGGCTGCCAAGTCGTCTCGCCTCATCCCACTTTGGGTTCAGTTTGTGTTCTTCCTGGCTGTGGCAGTTTTACTCTACATTGTTTTCGCCAATATGGAGTCAAACGAATACGTGAAAGGAATAGaatga
- the LOC133987590 gene encoding uncharacterized protein LOC133987590 isoform X2 has protein sequence MEEHLADLPSDAFAETSVASFPDGDFDFESLLFDEKIDEDKIGISYENLPTKEDGALYQEATGETVLSSKETLDIRTAESADEERSDVKEEFQGTGVMSVDKTPKEDYTSLDEESEEEGCVSGEDEKGEEEDKEMGEKPGDLLMSVNCSGEFYDGNKEDKILAEGQPLAPEGTENPQVRNKDQGESESDEEVSYFERVPGRGGEVIIKGDGIEEDEQEGEEKKQDSSDSECEDMKIVQKEHFLAQCFETEIEKPYGDEPAKAILEFPEISVENLQDLIAEVDTEENVEKMKDFSGEEHQEAGESFADYPSDFSSCEYVEDGGQNQENYQLNALPCASDLGSNASQSTCLERAVTDITWMGKAEDTDEEGDGYLYSRDLEMDADRFRGLGVVSGEKIEIVEHVLSDAAVIGCDDGSETSESDSYSYSDDEVQVRRSDEEFSHNMSLQDPVNNKQLEDVQPHSGRSTEYSRWSVSDDLHATNYYERPDSAAFGINWDLDVLTADSPLFQELLTTDEAETLSSDVTQCPAEDVTSYSVVQRDCAKTTSPSNQGSLDDSFFFNTELEASVVTELGQLGDDEYEEERNWEQEQERIKAFYRFYDDSNADYGREERQIKVQFCTDPLSQVIHYETDSTDRDSLSSSTEEEEDLSSTETPEELREPDNTLQMELACDPPNTQLQESVPDLRGAPLCTRKDKCLNVLKLILKMGLVILMGLLMFWLATDQADWLSQVHFF, from the exons ATGGAAGAACACTTGGCTGATCTACCTTCTGACGCATTTGCAG AGACATCTGTTGCATCATTCCCCGATGGAGATTTTGACTTTGAGAGTCTACTTTTTGATGAAAAGATTGATGAAGACAAGATAGGCATCTCTTATGAAAACTTGCCAACAAAGGAAGACGGGGCTCTGTACCAGGAAGCAACTGGTGAAACAGTTTTGTCTAGCAAGGAAACTTTAGATATACGCACGGCTGAAAGTGCTGATGAAGAGCGATCTGATGTTAAGGAGGAATTTCAAGGCACAGGAGTCATGAGCGTGGACAAAACGCCAAAAGAGGATTACACAAGCTTGGATGAAGAATCTGAAGAGGAAGGATGTGTCTCTGGAGAAGATGAAAAAGGTGAGGAAGAGGATAAGGAGATGGGAGAGAAGCCAGGGGATTTGTTGATGTCAGTTAACTGCAGCGGCGAGTTCTACGATGGTAATAAAGAGGACAAGATCCTTGCTGAGGGACAACCTCTGGCTCCGGAGGGTACTGAAAACCCTCAAGTTAGAAATAAGGACCaaggtgagagtgagagtgatgAGGAGGTGTCCTACTTTGAGAGAGTCCCTGGACGTGGAGGTGAGGTGATAATAAAAGGTGATGGGATTGAGGAGGACGagcaagagggagaggaaaagaagcaaGACTCATCCGATTCTGAGTGTGAGGACATGAAAATTGtacaaaaagaacatttcctTGCTCAGTGCTTTGAGACGGAGATTGAAAAACCCTACGGAGATGAGCCAGCGAAAGCCATCTTGGAGTTTCCGGAAATATCAGTGGAAAATCTGCAGGATCTCATTGCTGAAGTTGACACTGAGGAAAATGTGGAGAAAATGAAGGATTTCTCAGGGGAGGAGCACCAAGAGGCAGGGGAAAGCTTTGCAGATTATCCCTCAGACTTTTCTTCATGCGAATATGTTgaagatggaggacaaaatcaaGAAAATTACCAGTTGAATGCTTTGCCATGTGCATCTGACCTCGGTTCAAATGCAAGTCAGAGCACTTGCCTGGAAAGAGCTGTGACAGACATAACATGGATGGGAAAAGCTGAAGACACTGATGAGGAGGGAGATGGGTATCTGTACAGCAGAGATTTAGAGATGGATGCTGATAGGTTCAGGGGCCTGGGTGTGgtaagtggagaaaaaataGAGATTGTAGAGCATGTGCTGAGCGATGCAGCGGTGATTGGGTGTGATGACGGAAGTGAGACAAGTGAGAGTGACTCCTACAGCTACAGTGATGATGAGGTCCAAGTGAGGAGAAGCGATGAGGAATTCTCACATAATATGAGTCTGCAAGACCCTGTAAACAACAAGCAACTGGAGGACGTTCAGCCTCACAGTGGGAGAAGTACAGAGTACTCCAGGTGGAGTGTCTCTGACGACCTACACGCTACAAATTACTACGAGAGACCAGATTCAGCAGCTTTCGGCATTAATTGGGACCTCGACGTCTTAACAGCTGATTCCCCTCTTTTTCAAGAACTGTTAACCACAGACGAAGCAGAAACATTGTCTTCAGATGTGACTCAGTGTCCTGCAGAAGACGTCACCAGCTACTCTGTGGTTCAGAGGGATTGTGCCAAAACCACAAGCCCCTCTAACCAGGGATCCCTGGATGATAGCTTCTTCTTCAACACTGAACTTGAAGCTTCAGTGGTCACCGAGCTGGGACAGTTAGGAGATGACGagtatgaagaggagaggaactGGGAACAAGAGCAAGAGAGAATCAAGGCTTTCTACAGGTTTTACGATGATAGCAACGCGGACTATGGAAGAGAGG AGAGGCAGATAAAAGTTCAGTTTTGTACAGATCCATTGTCTCAAGTCATTCACTATGAAACTGACAG CACCGACAGAGATTCACTCAGCAGctccacagaggaggaggaagacctGAGCTCTACAGAAACACCTGAG GAACTGAGGGAACCTGACAACACCCTGCAAATGGAACTGGCTTGTGATCCCCCAAACACTCAGCTACAAGAAAGCGTGCCAGATCTCAGGGGCGCACCGCTCTGCACCAGAAAAGACAAG TGTCTCAATGTGCTGAAGCTGATACTGAAGATGGGTCTGGTGATTTTGATGGGACTGCTGATGTTCTGGTTGGCCACAGACCAAGCTGACTGGCTTAGCCAAGTGCACTTCTTTTAG
- the LOC133987590 gene encoding uncharacterized protein LOC133987590 isoform X1 encodes MKMEEHLADLPSDAFAETSVASFPDGDFDFESLLFDEKIDEDKIGISYENLPTKEDGALYQEATGETVLSSKETLDIRTAESADEERSDVKEEFQGTGVMSVDKTPKEDYTSLDEESEEEGCVSGEDEKGEEEDKEMGEKPGDLLMSVNCSGEFYDGNKEDKILAEGQPLAPEGTENPQVRNKDQGESESDEEVSYFERVPGRGGEVIIKGDGIEEDEQEGEEKKQDSSDSECEDMKIVQKEHFLAQCFETEIEKPYGDEPAKAILEFPEISVENLQDLIAEVDTEENVEKMKDFSGEEHQEAGESFADYPSDFSSCEYVEDGGQNQENYQLNALPCASDLGSNASQSTCLERAVTDITWMGKAEDTDEEGDGYLYSRDLEMDADRFRGLGVVSGEKIEIVEHVLSDAAVIGCDDGSETSESDSYSYSDDEVQVRRSDEEFSHNMSLQDPVNNKQLEDVQPHSGRSTEYSRWSVSDDLHATNYYERPDSAAFGINWDLDVLTADSPLFQELLTTDEAETLSSDVTQCPAEDVTSYSVVQRDCAKTTSPSNQGSLDDSFFFNTELEASVVTELGQLGDDEYEEERNWEQEQERIKAFYRFYDDSNADYGREERQIKVQFCTDPLSQVIHYETDSTDRDSLSSSTEEEEDLSSTETPEELREPDNTLQMELACDPPNTQLQESVPDLRGAPLCTRKDKCLNVLKLILKMGLVILMGLLMFWLATDQADWLSQVHFF; translated from the exons ATGAAG ATGGAAGAACACTTGGCTGATCTACCTTCTGACGCATTTGCAG AGACATCTGTTGCATCATTCCCCGATGGAGATTTTGACTTTGAGAGTCTACTTTTTGATGAAAAGATTGATGAAGACAAGATAGGCATCTCTTATGAAAACTTGCCAACAAAGGAAGACGGGGCTCTGTACCAGGAAGCAACTGGTGAAACAGTTTTGTCTAGCAAGGAAACTTTAGATATACGCACGGCTGAAAGTGCTGATGAAGAGCGATCTGATGTTAAGGAGGAATTTCAAGGCACAGGAGTCATGAGCGTGGACAAAACGCCAAAAGAGGATTACACAAGCTTGGATGAAGAATCTGAAGAGGAAGGATGTGTCTCTGGAGAAGATGAAAAAGGTGAGGAAGAGGATAAGGAGATGGGAGAGAAGCCAGGGGATTTGTTGATGTCAGTTAACTGCAGCGGCGAGTTCTACGATGGTAATAAAGAGGACAAGATCCTTGCTGAGGGACAACCTCTGGCTCCGGAGGGTACTGAAAACCCTCAAGTTAGAAATAAGGACCaaggtgagagtgagagtgatgAGGAGGTGTCCTACTTTGAGAGAGTCCCTGGACGTGGAGGTGAGGTGATAATAAAAGGTGATGGGATTGAGGAGGACGagcaagagggagaggaaaagaagcaaGACTCATCCGATTCTGAGTGTGAGGACATGAAAATTGtacaaaaagaacatttcctTGCTCAGTGCTTTGAGACGGAGATTGAAAAACCCTACGGAGATGAGCCAGCGAAAGCCATCTTGGAGTTTCCGGAAATATCAGTGGAAAATCTGCAGGATCTCATTGCTGAAGTTGACACTGAGGAAAATGTGGAGAAAATGAAGGATTTCTCAGGGGAGGAGCACCAAGAGGCAGGGGAAAGCTTTGCAGATTATCCCTCAGACTTTTCTTCATGCGAATATGTTgaagatggaggacaaaatcaaGAAAATTACCAGTTGAATGCTTTGCCATGTGCATCTGACCTCGGTTCAAATGCAAGTCAGAGCACTTGCCTGGAAAGAGCTGTGACAGACATAACATGGATGGGAAAAGCTGAAGACACTGATGAGGAGGGAGATGGGTATCTGTACAGCAGAGATTTAGAGATGGATGCTGATAGGTTCAGGGGCCTGGGTGTGgtaagtggagaaaaaataGAGATTGTAGAGCATGTGCTGAGCGATGCAGCGGTGATTGGGTGTGATGACGGAAGTGAGACAAGTGAGAGTGACTCCTACAGCTACAGTGATGATGAGGTCCAAGTGAGGAGAAGCGATGAGGAATTCTCACATAATATGAGTCTGCAAGACCCTGTAAACAACAAGCAACTGGAGGACGTTCAGCCTCACAGTGGGAGAAGTACAGAGTACTCCAGGTGGAGTGTCTCTGACGACCTACACGCTACAAATTACTACGAGAGACCAGATTCAGCAGCTTTCGGCATTAATTGGGACCTCGACGTCTTAACAGCTGATTCCCCTCTTTTTCAAGAACTGTTAACCACAGACGAAGCAGAAACATTGTCTTCAGATGTGACTCAGTGTCCTGCAGAAGACGTCACCAGCTACTCTGTGGTTCAGAGGGATTGTGCCAAAACCACAAGCCCCTCTAACCAGGGATCCCTGGATGATAGCTTCTTCTTCAACACTGAACTTGAAGCTTCAGTGGTCACCGAGCTGGGACAGTTAGGAGATGACGagtatgaagaggagaggaactGGGAACAAGAGCAAGAGAGAATCAAGGCTTTCTACAGGTTTTACGATGATAGCAACGCGGACTATGGAAGAGAGG AGAGGCAGATAAAAGTTCAGTTTTGTACAGATCCATTGTCTCAAGTCATTCACTATGAAACTGACAG CACCGACAGAGATTCACTCAGCAGctccacagaggaggaggaagacctGAGCTCTACAGAAACACCTGAG GAACTGAGGGAACCTGACAACACCCTGCAAATGGAACTGGCTTGTGATCCCCCAAACACTCAGCTACAAGAAAGCGTGCCAGATCTCAGGGGCGCACCGCTCTGCACCAGAAAAGACAAG TGTCTCAATGTGCTGAAGCTGATACTGAAGATGGGTCTGGTGATTTTGATGGGACTGCTGATGTTCTGGTTGGCCACAGACCAAGCTGACTGGCTTAGCCAAGTGCACTTCTTTTAG
- the LOC133987591 gene encoding TRAF3-interacting JNK-activating modulator: protein MDALAVSGFQLSPVKGFDQKVEIRAEKHEHLRGRNNVTSCRSPTREFDTKLIKNELKEKRHLEFLRRRSVSPDLCGVKSTNCSSKRKTPKTFAMKKYTSVRKSETLYTNIQNTPTANGHPVMILTPNSSVSDGPSTSKWASLWSEHVTPVRHEKYHTRKQVYTSTTVTKESNKKKSKDKRENSINAQNMSLKTLIQTEKIQQKKTMREATVQTESGLVTVKESDIQQLADCLQEALWREDTVKKKLAALQEKTSNLMNSSNKIWTARCSEDLLRNKIKALEAQLQVCLQKFPKDGVKKLVLQMEKQKLIYEEKALVALQKATQEKTEALTKAETMQEALLTAKAEALKWQSLYEDLKLSSAQLREHQYLSNEQLQQLHSQIELSRAREAELKEEVMSLRQERKVLQYNICQLEEDNEGLREEFQHLKDGTNESQDITMQECLTPEEAEPRLIVKRDSQVEEQLRHTQEKLQLKDRECEEMQTELHAMEQECQSSQARLSQCRDELRQLSNRRRTPARCGSWWRVCVFFLLLLAVAGVAMLWLWHPPFREQVEDLYSDIEIRIDNYLMEMASPRHSGCFRPI from the exons ATGGATGCCCTGGCTGTCAGTGGATTTCAGCTCTCCCCAGTGAAAGGCTTTGACCAGAAAGTGGAGATCCGAGCAGAGAAACATGAACACCTACGAGGACGTAACAATGTGACTTCTTGTCGGAGCCCTACGAGAGAATTTGACACAAAACTGATAAAGAATGAACTGAAGGAAAAGAGGCACCTGGAATTTCTCAGGAGGAGATCAGTCAGTCCAGACCTGTGTGGAGTGAAGTCTACAAACTGTTcctcaaaaagaaaaactccaaAGACATTTGCAATGAAGAAATACACTTCAGTCAGAAAGTCAGAGACATTGTATACAAATATCCAAAATACTCCAACTGCTAATGGACATCCAGTGATGATTTTAACACCAAACAGCAGTGTATCAGATGGCCCAAGCACCAGTAAATGG GCTTCGTTATGGTCAGAACATGTAACGCCGGTGAGGCATGAGAAATACCACACAAGGAAACAAGTATATACCTCCACAACAGTGACAAAAGAatcaaacaagaagaaaagcaaagataaaagagagaatagTATAAATG CCCAAAATATGAGCCTCAAAACATTAATTCAGACTGAAAAGATTCAGCAGAAAAAGACAATGCGAGAGGCCACTGTGCAGACAGA GTCTGGACTCGTCACTGTCAAGGAATCA GATATTCAGCAGTTAGCCGATTGCCTGCAG GAGGCATTGTGGAGAGAAGacacagtgaagaagaagctggCAGCTCTCCAGGAGAAAACGTCAAACCTCATGAACTCCTCGAACAAAATATGGACA GCTCGCTGCAGTGAAGACCTGCTGAGAAACAAGATCAAGGCTCTGGAGGCTCAACTGCAAGTCTGCCTGCAG AAATTTCCCAAGGATGGAGTGAAGAAACTGGTGCTGCAGATGGAAAAGCAGAAACTGATTTATGAAGAGAAGGCCCTGGTCGCCCTGCAGAAGGCCACGCAGGAGAAAACGGAGGCACTCACAAAGGCAGAGACAATGCAG GAAGCGCTACTTACAGCAAAGGCAGAGGCACTGAAATGGCAGAGCCTTTATGAAGATCTGAAGCTGAGCTCTGCACAACTCAGGGAGCATCAGTACCTCAGTAATGAACAGCTGCAACAGCTGCACAGCCAAATCGAG CTTTCCAGGGCCAGAGAGGCCGAGCTAAAGGAGGAGGTGATGTCACTAAGACAAGAGAGGAAAGTGCTTCAATACAACATCTGCCAGCTGGAAGAAGACAACGAAGGTTTAAGAGAGGAATTCCAGCACCTTAAag ATGGCACCAATGAGAGCCAGGACATCACGATGCAGGAGTGTCTGACGCCAGAGGAAGCAGAGCCACGACTGATAGTGAAGAGAGACTCTCAGGTGGAGGAGCAGCTCCGTCACACTCAGGAGAAACTCCAACTCAAGGACAGAGAG TGTGAGGAGATGCAGACAGAGCTGCATGCTATGGAGCAGGAATGTCAGTCCAGCCAGGCCCGGCTGTCGCAGTGCAGGGACGAGCTTCGGCAGCTCAGCAACCGCCGCAGGACACCg GCACGCTGTGGCTCCTggtggagagtgtgtgtgttcttcctCCTACTCCTCGCTGTGGCAGGTGTTGCCATGTTGTGGTTGTGGCATCCACCTTTCAGGGAACAAGTTGAGGACCTTTACTCAGATATAGAAATACGCATCGACAACTATCTCATGGAAATGGCCTCTCCTCGACACTCAGGCTGTTTTAGACCaatatga
- the atp5pb gene encoding ATP synthase F(0) complex subunit B1, mitochondrial, whose translation MLSRLVIISASALKGSGPLGAGLVQASRSLHTSSQSLAPVPPLPEKGGKVRHGIFPEEIFQLLYPKTGVTGPYMLGTGLLVYMLSKEIYVINHETLAAASIGAVIIYGVKKFGPSVAAFADKLNEDKVAKAQEVKDVAMASLTQAIEDEKKEQWRAEGRSILFDAKRNNVAMLLETNHRERLHMVTNEVKRRLDYQVALQDLHRRMAQEHMINWVEKSVIGSITPQQEKESIAKCITDLKALAKNTQAKATA comes from the exons ATGCTGTCCAGGCTCGTCATTATTTCAG CCAGTGCCCTGAAAGGCAGTGGCCCCCTTGGCGCTGG CCTTGTCCAGGCGTCTCGCTCTCTGCACACATCGTCCCAGAGCCTGGCCCCAGTGCCCCCTCTGCCAGAGAAGGGAGGCAAAGTCCGTCATGGTATCTTCCCAGAGGAGATTTTCCAGCTCCTGTACCCCAAAACTGGAGTTACAG GACCCTACATGCTGGGTACTGGCCTACTTGTCTACATGCTTTCCAAGGAAATCTATGTCATCAACCACGAGACCTTAGCTGCTGCCTCCATAGGTGCTGTCATCATCTATGGTGTCAAGAAATTCGGTCCAAGTGTTGCAGCTTTTGCTGACAAACTGAATGAG gacAAGGTGGCGAAGGCTCAGGAGGTGAAGGACGTGGCCATGGCCAGCCTGACTCAGGCTATTGAGGACGAGAAGAAGGAGCAGTGGAGAGCAGAGGGAAGATCAATTCTCTTCGATGCTAAGAGA AACAATGTGGCCATGCTGTTGGAGACCAACCACAGAGAGAGACTACACATGGTGACCAATGAGGTGAAGAGACGCTTGGACTACCAGGTGGCCCTGCAGGACCTCCACCGCCGGATGGCTCAGGAGCACATGATTAACTGGGTGGAGAAGAGCGTCATTGGCAGCATCACTCCTCAGCAG GAGAAGGAGAGCATCGCCAAGTGCATCACAGACCTGAAGGCTCTGGCCAAGAACACTCAGGCCAAAGCTACCGCTTAA